A section of the Sulfurovum riftiae genome encodes:
- a CDS encoding DUF1566 domain-containing protein, with the protein MSRILLTLLTLSAFAMAEITMIRDTSTGLMWEDTPHVRETKITQPRAREYCSELRLGGFEDWRLPTIHELLTIVDYSRVSPAILKAFSYVEDESFYWTKTHVADEDDAFWGVNFKRGASSKASEYYDRYVRCVRDDK; encoded by the coding sequence ATGTCCAGAATCCTATTGACCCTTTTAACGCTCTCTGCGTTCGCTATGGCGGAGATCACGATGATCAGAGATACTTCTACCGGCCTGATGTGGGAAGACACACCCCATGTCAGAGAGACCAAGATCACACAACCGCGGGCAAGAGAGTACTGCAGCGAGCTCAGACTTGGCGGATTCGAGGACTGGCGGCTGCCTACGATCCATGAGTTGCTTACGATCGTGGATTACAGCCGTGTTTCCCCTGCCATACTCAAAGCCTTCTCCTATGTGGAAGACGAATCCTTCTACTGGACCAAAACACATGTCGCCGATGAGGATGATGCCTTCTGGGGCGTGAACTTCAAACGCGGTGCCAGCTCCAAAGCCTCCGAATACTACGACCGCTATGTGCGCTGTGTAAGGGATGACAAATAG
- a CDS encoding ATP-binding protein: MKYLIDFIETKDARKSAIYKHLKCTKTEADLVQYVCRRYVKGMEEVPVLELLQDNFSENGYAYLKRLDLVKNLIDLGWFIQMSFGQVKAHDPSQLELLNTSVTPSISLLRLLEEGSLELSLPEVKPYTDHLEYLQDQFDMVSLLHKIATFKQGFADNSLSIGRLKNKLTLLTTRIEERVKMTEAPIVVEEFFKEKGLDEKEKRIFLALLKEEYSGGEGQFRDMNTLIELISFDEYEKIKNRALLEDGAKLITEDIIDYEEILNMFGGVSRSFYLQEEVMQRIIHPKKKKKVTKLKLDALVQEQDLFEYLKPATTLDDVVLHPKTRETLNNVVKQVDKEVFKKLKEWGIKDKRKGIDARIIFYGAAGTGKTMTAMSLAKTLKRPILSFDCSKILSMYVGESEKNVRRIFDDFKELSKKAKVDPILLLNEADQFLSSRSEGAGSSADKMHNQMQNIFLEQIEKFEGILIATTNLLGNIDKAFSRRFNYKIEFKKPGKKQRLRLWQFMLPEKADYAEDFDVESLAKYELTGGQINLIIRNTAYKVAVREESVFTNRDFLEEIEKELGSSFDGAKSMGFKV, from the coding sequence TTGAAATATCTGATCGATTTTATTGAAACAAAAGATGCAAGAAAGAGTGCTATCTACAAACATCTCAAGTGTACCAAAACAGAGGCGGACCTTGTGCAGTATGTCTGCCGCCGTTATGTCAAGGGGATGGAAGAGGTGCCTGTACTCGAACTGCTGCAGGACAACTTCTCCGAGAACGGATACGCCTACCTGAAGAGACTCGATCTGGTCAAGAATCTGATCGACCTGGGCTGGTTCATCCAGATGAGCTTCGGACAGGTCAAAGCGCACGACCCCTCACAGCTTGAACTGCTCAACACCTCCGTGACACCGAGTATCTCGCTGCTGAGACTGCTCGAAGAGGGCTCTCTGGAGCTCTCACTGCCCGAGGTCAAACCCTACACAGACCACCTGGAGTACCTGCAGGACCAGTTCGATATGGTCTCCCTGCTGCACAAGATCGCCACCTTCAAACAGGGCTTTGCCGACAACTCACTGAGTATCGGGCGCTTGAAGAATAAGTTGACGCTTTTGACAACACGTATCGAAGAGCGTGTCAAGATGACTGAGGCCCCTATTGTCGTAGAAGAGTTCTTCAAAGAGAAGGGACTGGACGAGAAGGAAAAGCGCATCTTCCTTGCGCTGCTCAAAGAGGAGTACAGCGGTGGGGAAGGGCAGTTCCGTGACATGAACACGCTCATCGAACTCATCTCTTTCGATGAGTACGAGAAGATCAAGAACCGTGCTCTGCTCGAGGACGGTGCCAAGCTCATTACCGAAGATATCATCGACTATGAGGAGATCCTCAACATGTTCGGCGGTGTCAGCCGTTCCTTCTATCTGCAGGAGGAGGTGATGCAGCGTATCATCCATCCCAAGAAAAAGAAGAAGGTCACCAAGCTCAAACTTGATGCGCTGGTACAGGAGCAGGACCTTTTCGAGTATCTCAAACCGGCTACGACGCTGGATGATGTCGTGCTTCATCCCAAAACAAGAGAGACGCTGAACAATGTTGTCAAACAGGTTGACAAAGAGGTCTTCAAGAAGCTTAAAGAGTGGGGCATCAAAGACAAGCGCAAAGGCATCGATGCGCGCATCATCTTCTACGGTGCAGCAGGGACGGGTAAAACGATGACGGCGATGAGCCTTGCCAAAACGCTCAAACGCCCCATCCTCTCCTTTGACTGTTCGAAGATCCTCTCCATGTACGTGGGTGAGAGCGAAAAGAATGTAAGACGTATCTTCGATGACTTTAAAGAGTTAAGCAAAAAAGCCAAAGTCGATCCTATTTTACTGCTGAACGAAGCGGACCAGTTCCTCAGCTCCCGAAGCGAAGGGGCAGGCTCCTCGGCAGACAAGATGCACAACCAGATGCAGAACATCTTCCTCGAACAGATAGAGAAGTTCGAAGGCATCCTGATCGCTACAACGAACCTGCTTGGAAATATCGACAAAGCCTTCTCCAGGCGTTTCAACTACAAGATCGAGTTCAAGAAACCCGGCAAAAAACAGCGCCTGAGACTCTGGCAGTTCATGCTCCCAGAAAAAGCGGACTATGCAGAAGATTTCGATGTCGAATCACTGGCAAAGTATGAGCTTACCGGCGGGCAGATCAATCTGATCATCAGGAACACAGCGTACAAAGTAGCCGTCAGAGAGGAGAGTGTTTTTACAAACCGGGATTTCCTCGAAGAGATCGAAAAAGAGCTCGGCTCCAGCTTTGACGGTGCGAAGAGTATGGGGTTCAAGGTATAA
- a CDS encoding REP-associated tyrosine transposase has product MANYKHVFEDGYSYFITIVTHMRNPILIQNIELLRESFRVSKLKYNYNIDAIVIMPDHLHMIITPQCAKEYPHIVRTIKQHFSKYCDPKYYAHLQQSHSRRKEGYLPVWQKKYYEHTLRDAKDFKLHLDYIHFNPVKHNVADSVGDWEYSSFQKYVDLGEYHSRWCDFSADVDFE; this is encoded by the coding sequence ATGGCAAATTATAAACATGTATTTGAAGATGGATACAGCTATTTCATTACTATTGTTACCCACATGAGGAACCCCATTCTCATTCAAAATATTGAACTTTTACGAGAAAGTTTCCGTGTGAGTAAATTGAAATACAACTACAACATTGATGCTATTGTCATTATGCCCGATCATCTGCATATGATCATCACACCTCAATGTGCAAAAGAGTATCCTCACATTGTCAGGACGATCAAGCAACATTTTTCAAAGTATTGTGATCCGAAATACTATGCACATCTTCAGCAGTCTCACAGTAGAAGAAAAGAAGGGTATTTACCAGTTTGGCAGAAAAAATATTATGAACATACCCTGCGGGATGCTAAAGATTTTAAATTGCATCTTGATTATATTCATTTTAATCCGGTGAAACACAATGTGGCAGACAGTGTGGGAGATTGGGAGTATTCATCGTTTCAAAAATATGTTGATCTGGGGGAATATCATAGTCGATGGTGTGATTTCAGTGCGGATGTTGATTTTGAATGA
- a CDS encoding rhodanese-like domain-containing protein, which yields MKKYTNILYWVAMAGLLFYFAYTKGWILANFEFITPKQAETLILNDDNVTLLDVRTIEEYKSGHIRGAKLIPLGKLEANLDKLKADKNKKIVVYCRSGNRSVAASRILEKHGFVPFNVKQGMVGLLGTELEVVK from the coding sequence TTGAAAAAATATACCAATATACTCTACTGGGTCGCCATGGCGGGACTGCTCTTCTACTTCGCCTACACTAAGGGATGGATACTGGCGAATTTCGAATTCATCACACCCAAACAGGCAGAAACACTCATCTTGAATGACGACAATGTAACCCTTCTGGACGTACGTACCATAGAGGAGTACAAAAGCGGCCATATCAGGGGTGCGAAACTGATACCCCTGGGTAAACTCGAAGCCAACCTGGACAAACTCAAAGCCGACAAAAACAAGAAGATCGTCGTCTACTGCCGCAGCGGAAACAGAAGTGTAGCGGCATCACGCATTTTGGAGAAACACGGTTTCGTCCCGTTCAATGTGAAACAGGGGATGGTCGGATTGCTGGGAACAGAGCTGGAGGTTGTGAAATAA
- a CDS encoding NAD(P)H-quinone oxidoreductase subunit 3 → MTHVITEHPYFGVFVLFALTAVAFPATLMLARFVSRKLAKLDTEKLKLTIYECGPEVTKQPNTISAQFYLIALLFILFDVEIIFMFPWAIDFKLLGWFGFAEMILFILLLAIGFVYAWKKGALEWHSIK, encoded by the coding sequence ATGACTCATGTAATTACAGAACACCCGTATTTTGGTGTATTTGTTTTATTCGCTCTGACAGCAGTTGCATTTCCTGCAACACTGATGTTGGCACGTTTCGTCAGTAGAAAACTGGCCAAACTCGATACCGAAAAGCTTAAGCTTACTATATATGAATGTGGACCGGAAGTCACCAAGCAGCCGAACACGATCTCGGCGCAGTTCTATCTGATCGCACTTCTTTTCATCCTCTTCGATGTGGAGATCATTTTCATGTTCCCGTGGGCGATCGACTTTAAACTGCTCGGCTGGTTCGGATTTGCAGAGATGATACTATTTATTTTACTACTTGCAATCGGTTTTGTATATGCATGGAAGAAAGGAGCACTTGAATGGCACAGCATCAAGTAA
- a CDS encoding NuoB/complex I 20 kDa subunit family protein has translation MAQHQVNYASAAGLPIALTSVDKLVNWGRSNSLWPLTYGLACCAIEMMASGASRYDFDRMGTIFRASPRQADVMILAGTLSKKHSEFARRLYDQMTEPKWVISMGSCANTGGMFNTYATVQGVDRIIPVDIYLPGCAPRPETLQYALMMLQKKIRRESANMNNNTKQNLRLV, from the coding sequence ATGGCACAGCATCAAGTAAATTACGCCTCAGCAGCAGGCTTGCCGATAGCATTGACTTCGGTAGACAAATTGGTAAACTGGGGGCGTTCGAACTCGCTCTGGCCGCTTACATACGGACTCGCATGTTGTGCGATCGAAATGATGGCGTCGGGTGCATCCCGTTACGACTTTGACCGTATGGGTACGATCTTCCGAGCTTCTCCGAGACAGGCGGATGTCATGATACTTGCGGGAACACTTTCCAAGAAGCACTCCGAGTTCGCAAGAAGACTTTACGATCAGATGACAGAGCCGAAATGGGTCATCTCGATGGGTTCATGTGCGAACACCGGCGGTATGTTCAACACCTATGCGACCGTACAGGGTGTGGACAGGATCATCCCTGTGGACATTTACCTTCCGGGATGTGCGCCAAGACCCGAGACGCTTCAGTACGCGTTGATGATGCTTCAGAAGAAGATCAGAAGAGAGTCTGCGAACATGAACAACAATACTAAACAGAACTTGAGGTTGGTGTAA
- a CDS encoding NADH-quinone oxidoreductase subunit C, which produces MRKYTPKDNVQKKSYYTDRYWVAPRVPREEVEAGSHFADVVKALGRKAKESYVSVGQLVVHIKSTDNFDVMKTLKEKCGYTQCSEQSAVDYLAKDGEFELFWQLLNVTEAKRVRVTTRIKENEAIESIEPLFKSANFAEREMFDMFGIKVNNHPFLKRILMPDDWEGHPLLKTYPLHGDEFASWYEVDKIFGKEYRDVIGPENRDPARIDRYDTQRFSRVGYEVPFGADISKGEKEQAIEYSETILVDYNKESGKTLDERR; this is translated from the coding sequence ATGAGAAAATATACTCCCAAAGACAATGTACAGAAAAAATCGTACTATACGGACAGATATTGGGTCGCACCGCGTGTGCCGAGAGAAGAAGTGGAAGCAGGAAGCCACTTCGCCGATGTGGTCAAAGCATTGGGCCGAAAAGCCAAAGAGTCATATGTTTCTGTCGGCCAGCTTGTAGTACACATCAAGTCGACAGACAACTTCGATGTCATGAAAACCCTTAAAGAGAAATGCGGATATACACAGTGTTCAGAGCAGTCAGCTGTGGATTATCTTGCAAAAGACGGTGAGTTCGAACTCTTCTGGCAGCTGTTGAACGTAACAGAAGCAAAAAGAGTCAGAGTAACGACACGCATCAAAGAGAACGAAGCGATCGAGAGTATCGAACCGCTTTTCAAATCTGCGAATTTTGCCGAGCGTGAAATGTTCGATATGTTCGGTATCAAGGTGAACAACCATCCGTTCCTCAAGCGTATCCTTATGCCTGACGACTGGGAAGGACATCCATTGCTGAAGACCTACCCTCTTCACGGTGATGAATTCGCTTCATGGTATGAAGTGGACAAGATCTTCGGTAAAGAGTACAGAGATGTCATCGGGCCGGAGAACAGAGACCCAGCGCGTATCGACAGATACGATACACAGCGCTTCTCAAGAGTCGGATACGAAGTACCGTTCGGTGCGGATATCTCCAAAGGTGAGAAAGAACAGGCGATCGAGTACAGTGAAACGATCCTTGTAGATTACAACAAAGAGTCCGGTAAAACACTGGATGAGCGAAGATAA
- the nuoD gene encoding NADH dehydrogenase (quinone) subunit D, translated as MQQPNKLTPFFENLNFERDDNTMVINFGPQHPSAHGQLRLVLELDGEQVVKAYPDIGYLHRGIEKMAENMTYNEFLPTTDRLDYIASTSNNYAYALAVEKLLGIEAPRRAQVIRTMLLELNRIISHLFFVATHALDVGAMSVFLYAFREREYAMDLMEDYCGARLTHSAVRIGGVPLDLPDGWIENMIAFCDKVEHELEHTYEALLTENRIWRMRLEDVGVISAEDALSWGCTGPMLRGSNVKYDIRKEEPYELYSELDFDIPVSDRCDSYGRYRLYMEEMRQSVRILKQLVPMYKKSEPQLMAHAPQYLSAPKEEIMTQNYALMQHFVLVTQGMRPPKGEVYVPTESPKGELGFYIKSEGEPYAYRLKCRAPSFFHTGLLQEILVGTYIADVVTIIGSTNIVFGEVDR; from the coding sequence ATGCAACAACCAAATAAATTAACACCATTCTTCGAAAACCTCAATTTCGAGCGTGATGACAACACAATGGTGATCAACTTCGGTCCCCAGCACCCTTCTGCACACGGTCAGCTGAGACTGGTCCTCGAGCTTGACGGTGAGCAGGTCGTCAAAGCCTATCCGGATATCGGTTACCTTCACAGAGGTATCGAGAAGATGGCAGAGAACATGACGTACAACGAGTTCCTGCCAACCACGGACAGACTTGACTACATTGCGTCAACGTCGAACAACTATGCCTATGCATTGGCAGTAGAGAAGCTTTTGGGTATCGAAGCACCAAGACGTGCACAGGTCATCAGAACCATGCTGCTTGAGCTCAACCGTATCATTTCACACCTCTTCTTTGTCGCGACACATGCACTGGATGTCGGTGCGATGTCCGTCTTCCTCTATGCCTTCCGTGAGCGTGAATACGCAATGGACCTGATGGAAGACTACTGTGGTGCAAGACTGACGCACTCAGCAGTCCGTATCGGTGGGGTTCCATTGGACCTTCCGGACGGATGGATAGAGAATATGATCGCATTCTGTGACAAAGTGGAGCATGAACTGGAACATACCTATGAGGCACTCTTGACGGAGAACCGTATCTGGAGAATGCGTCTGGAAGATGTAGGGGTTATCTCTGCAGAAGATGCACTCAGCTGGGGATGTACAGGACCTATGCTCAGAGGATCCAATGTCAAGTATGATATCAGGAAAGAGGAGCCGTATGAGCTCTACTCCGAACTGGATTTCGATATTCCTGTGAGTGACAGATGTGACTCCTACGGACGTTATCGACTCTATATGGAAGAGATGAGACAATCTGTCAGAATCCTCAAGCAGCTCGTACCTATGTATAAGAAGAGCGAGCCTCAGCTGATGGCACATGCACCGCAGTATCTCTCTGCACCGAAAGAAGAGATCATGACTCAGAACTACGCGTTGATGCAGCACTTTGTGCTTGTCACGCAGGGTATGAGACCGCCAAAAGGCGAGGTTTACGTCCCGACAGAGTCTCCTAAAGGGGAACTCGGTTTCTACATCAAATCAGAGGGTGAACCGTATGCCTACAGACTGAAGTGTAGAGCACCGAGTTTCTTCCATACAGGACTGTTACAGGAGATCCTGGTAGGTACATACATTGCAGACGTCGTTACGATCATTGGTTCTACCAATATCGTATTCGGTGAAGTTGACAGATAG
- a CDS encoding NADH-ubiquinone oxidoreductase subunit E family protein — MKRYDLRHLHDDFYDRMVELIDKGLKVGEVGIFLFEVGDFSSIQKSADVIKETGHDLMNSLKFNEVDWTIVVKKVDEKVRKERAEKIAAAKAAAEKAAKEAEEAAALKAAEEAKAKEEAGKAAAEAAAKEVAEAEKKAAEEEAKAKAEAEKAAKEEAAAKEAAAKKAKPAPKKPVAKKPAAKKTTSSKSKAK, encoded by the coding sequence ATGAAAAGATATGATTTAAGACATTTACATGATGATTTCTATGACAGAATGGTCGAACTTATCGATAAAGGACTCAAGGTCGGCGAAGTGGGGATCTTCCTTTTTGAAGTAGGGGATTTCTCTTCCATCCAGAAGTCTGCAGATGTCATCAAAGAGACCGGACACGACCTGATGAATTCACTGAAGTTCAATGAAGTGGACTGGACCATCGTGGTCAAGAAAGTGGACGAAAAGGTAAGAAAAGAGAGAGCCGAGAAGATCGCTGCGGCAAAAGCGGCTGCGGAAAAAGCAGCCAAAGAGGCTGAAGAGGCTGCTGCGCTCAAGGCAGCAGAAGAAGCGAAAGCCAAAGAAGAGGCGGGAAAAGCTGCCGCTGAAGCGGCTGCAAAAGAGGTGGCTGAAGCTGAGAAAAAAGCGGCTGAAGAAGAGGCCAAGGCGAAAGCAGAAGCAGAAAAGGCAGCCAAAGAAGAAGCAGCGGCCAAAGAGGCTGCAGCGAAAAAGGCCAAACCTGCACCTAAAAAGCCGGTGGCAAAGAAACCGGCTGCAAAAAAAACCACATCCAGCAAGTCAAAGGCTAAATAA
- a CDS encoding FAD-dependent oxidoreductase has product MSGIVFSTWRGEFIDNRGKPSDESSQSEFKLPETYHGEKNSKAFIGWDGVAIFDENIDAVELASKYAAQYQEYSEACGRCAPGRWGGRILYDLLDKIARGEGSHDDIAHLKEISKTMMATSKCEIGKTVPKPILDLMEHYKDQFDTCIDAQIPSRHYGGDTDYIAKVTAPCTDMCPAHVDIPAYIEGVRDMVFTDSLAATRQTMPLAHTCGRVCPHPCEDACRRANLDEPISIMELKRLGADYETDHELNWLHPQEPKPPRNDGKKVAIIGAGPAGLTAAYYLALEGIQVDIFEELPVNGGEVAVGVPEYRMPIDKYNKDIELVLSMPTVSIVNNHRVDAERLKEIDAEYDATLLGFGARLSKKVRAANENPNMGGYWGAIAMLDKVNLWHKYGIGAPASNELKDKVVVCVGGGFTSMDVVRCSIREGAKKVIMLYRRDEKTIIRNTTYEEYHEAVEEGVEFIFHSAIEEIFDDGEKITKLKVNRFELVPDPNGGRAQLVKIEGGDFEIECDYLIPAVSQALDTQILPEEWNIEMTSWNSILTNGKDFMTSRPGLFAAGDCEYGPMTIVNAVGQARRAASVISRYIYDGKCSLTDDEIMEDHLARLRVYDKNEKITGWMPGLPRAESEKLDVDERKTNNKEVNLGFTGEEAIAEAERCMRCYYISMVAV; this is encoded by the coding sequence ATGTCTGGAATTGTATTCTCAACTTGGAGAGGCGAGTTTATCGACAACCGCGGTAAACCCTCTGACGAGTCGAGCCAATCCGAATTCAAACTGCCTGAGACCTATCATGGAGAGAAGAACTCCAAAGCGTTCATCGGCTGGGATGGTGTGGCCATTTTCGACGAGAACATCGATGCGGTGGAGCTTGCTTCGAAGTATGCGGCGCAGTATCAGGAGTATTCTGAAGCCTGCGGACGTTGCGCACCGGGCAGATGGGGCGGCAGGATCCTCTACGACCTTCTTGACAAGATCGCCCGTGGTGAGGGTTCTCATGACGATATAGCACACCTCAAAGAGATCAGCAAAACGATGATGGCGACTTCCAAATGCGAGATCGGCAAAACGGTTCCAAAGCCGATCCTCGATCTGATGGAACACTATAAAGATCAGTTCGATACCTGTATCGATGCGCAGATCCCTTCCAGACATTATGGAGGAGATACGGACTATATCGCCAAGGTGACCGCACCATGTACCGATATGTGTCCTGCACATGTGGATATCCCGGCGTACATCGAGGGTGTAAGAGATATGGTCTTTACGGATTCTCTGGCTGCGACAAGACAGACGATGCCTCTGGCACATACCTGTGGACGTGTCTGCCCACATCCGTGTGAAGATGCCTGTAGACGAGCCAACCTGGACGAGCCAATCTCCATTATGGAGCTGAAGCGTCTGGGTGCGGACTATGAAACGGACCACGAACTCAACTGGCTGCATCCGCAGGAGCCGAAGCCGCCGAGAAACGACGGCAAAAAGGTAGCGATCATCGGTGCAGGGCCTGCCGGTCTGACAGCAGCCTACTATCTGGCACTTGAAGGAATTCAGGTCGATATCTTTGAAGAGCTTCCGGTCAACGGCGGTGAAGTTGCCGTAGGTGTACCTGAGTACAGGATGCCTATCGACAAGTACAACAAAGATATCGAACTGGTCCTCAGTATGCCGACGGTCAGCATTGTCAACAACCACAGAGTGGATGCGGAACGTCTCAAAGAGATCGATGCAGAGTATGATGCCACACTGCTCGGGTTTGGTGCAAGACTTTCCAAAAAAGTACGTGCAGCCAATGAAAACCCGAATATGGGCGGATACTGGGGTGCGATCGCGATGCTTGACAAAGTGAACCTTTGGCACAAGTACGGTATCGGTGCTCCGGCCTCCAACGAACTCAAGGACAAAGTCGTTGTCTGTGTCGGTGGTGGATTCACCTCTATGGACGTCGTAAGATGCTCCATCCGTGAGGGCGCCAAGAAGGTGATCATGCTTTACCGTCGTGACGAGAAGACGATCATCAGGAACACGACCTATGAAGAGTACCATGAAGCGGTCGAAGAGGGTGTGGAGTTCATCTTCCACTCGGCGATCGAAGAGATATTCGATGACGGAGAGAAGATCACCAAACTCAAAGTGAACCGTTTCGAGCTTGTACCTGACCCCAATGGCGGACGTGCACAGCTTGTCAAGATCGAAGGCGGGGATTTCGAGATCGAGTGTGATTACCTTATCCCTGCGGTCTCCCAGGCGCTCGATACGCAGATACTGCCTGAAGAGTGGAATATCGAGATGACCTCCTGGAACAGTATTTTGACCAACGGTAAAGATTTCATGACGTCACGTCCGGGGCTCTTTGCCGCAGGTGACTGTGAATACGGCCCAATGACCATCGTCAACGCTGTCGGCCAGGCACGCCGTGCCGCTTCGGTCATCAGCCGCTATATCTATGACGGCAAGTGTTCGCTGACGGATGACGAGATCATGGAAGACCACCTTGCCAGACTCCGTGTCTATGATAAGAACGAGAAGATCACAGGCTGGATGCCGGGTCTTCCGAGAGCCGAGAGTGAAAAACTCGATGTAGATGAGAGAAAGACCAACAACAAAGAGGTCAATCTCGGATTTACGGGAGAAGAGGCCATCGCAGAAGCAGAAAGATGTATGCGGTGTTACTATATCTCCATGGTGGCGGTGTGA